Within Dermacentor albipictus isolate Rhodes 1998 colony chromosome 3, USDA_Dalb.pri_finalv2, whole genome shotgun sequence, the genomic segment TTAAATTCAACTTTTGCAACAACCCGGGATAGCAGGCAACAATATCTTCGATTTAAAAATTACGTTGCAGAAGCACATGTCAGTGCTAACGACTAACAGCATGCTAATGAACGGCAATGAAGAAAATGCTAACgattcatgaaaaaaagaaaaagaaagacttcTAAAAAAGTAGCAAATTTATTAAGGATGAAAACATCGTCACTTCCATGCAGACGTGGTTTTTCCTTGACGCGAATTCTCCACAGACTGTCACATAGACCCTCGCAcgggtccgaggatccgagcccctcagggggacgaccaactcagccgcgtgtgttgtgtgtgcccGAAGGggacgctcgttcggtctccACAGGGAGCGAGacagagcgccgcaaggagaatGCCCAGAGTTGAGGAAAAGCGTTTATTAGACGGCTACGTTGGCGTTGACTGTTGTACGCAATCGGCGCGATCCGCATGAGCCGCAGCTCCCGCAAATCAAGGGTGCCACAACAGTATCAGAGACCGCTGTAACACGCCGCTATACGACATGATGGCTCACAACGACTGTGCTACCAGGGTAGCGTTCCTTCAGCTCGGCGCAGCCTCCGAGGCCGACAGCACGACCTGGCGCAGTATGTCCGCGCACGTGAAGTGAGAAGCGTCTCTATTGCGTATCGTTCAGAACAGGAACAGGATAGGCGTGCACCCACCTCGTGTCAGTCATATTAAATCAACGTTGAGATTACCTTTCTAGAAACCTCTGCCGAGTGTGTTTAATGCAAATATAGTGTTTGATTAGAGGCACCATTATGAACGAAAGGCGCTCATAATATTTACCCCAATCGAGGTCGTTTGTGGCTGATTGAGAATAATAGGCTGCATGGGTTGTCTCGAAGCTCAGTGATTACCTGGTACTATCGCTCGTTATAGAAAAGTGTAAATTTGCCGCATATAATACGGTAAATTCATACAAATTCATATAAGCGTGGAGATATGCGAGTCTTTCTTCTGAAAGTGTCTCCAGGTCCCTCCTAGGAAGAAAAATTTGCCTGCTCACTAGCTTGGTAGAGCTTCAGTAGGCTAGGAGCAGCTGGAGCTATGTCAAGCGATATTTTAGATTTCGGGATGGTTGGATAGGACTGATGTCTCCAAGCCACATGATCGTAGCCATTGTGAAGGCAATTATTTACAAAAAGTTGAAAGCTTGAAGGCATTGCCAAGGAGGGTCCAGAAAAGCCTCAACGAATGAgaggtggcggggggggggggggtgatttcgGCAGTGCATAAGGTGAACAGAGGGTGCGCGAGGTGACACGGTCAATCTTGTTTGTGCGGAAGTTCTCGGGACGCTTCAGAGAAGGTGAGGGCATAATTGCTTCATTAGGCATATGAAACCTCTTGCAGCGTAATCAGCACCAGAAATGGAACGCGCGGAAGACTATTCTTCGTAGATTTCGTACGCACGTTTCGAAGCGCGCAAGTTGGCCGGTTGTGTGTTCCACATTAATAAACCTTTTGAAGCCATGATATAAGCAAAATAATCTTTTAGAATAACTTATTACTAGAAAGATATGTTCAAGAGGGAATTGTGAAAGCGCCTGTCCATCCTTTCAGGCTTAAAGTAACGTCCAAGTCAGCCTGTTTTTTCTCTAGACTATTTGCGTTATTTAAACATAAAGTTTACTGCATTTAGTGATGCTATAAAGAAACATAATTGGTCCCTGTACGCAATTTATAACCATTTCAACTATCATTTTAACCAAGAcaacttttttttgcattcataATCAACATTTCTAAGTTTTCTGTAGAGAGGGTGCAATTACTAAGGACCCACTATATTACTCATGTTCGTAGCAACCATACTGAATCATATTTGTACTTGTGAAATAAACTGCATTTTTTACTGCTCTCTTAAGCATGTAGAAGCCATTATGCAAGGTAGTGTCTGCTTAGAGACAGGAAACAGCCTTTCTGCGTGCCACTTTATCTTCACTAAAGTACGTTCTCCACACACTCAATTCTACTGCTATTATACTACATGGAACCGTTTAGAGGGCAGTTTACCTGAAGTGTTAGTGGTATTTATTGGCTGTATTCGGTCATGGAAATGATATATGTGGTTGTTGCATATGGATCCATGCATTTTCATACCAGTGCAAGTCTATTGGCCCCTAAGACGCACATGCAGCGGAACCCACTCATGATCTGTGGAACAAAGGAAATAGAATCGTATATTTGTTGCACTATTTCAGACACACGTGTTTATTAAGTGCATGCATGTTATAGTATGCTAACGGTGGTCCACTAGTATCACAAAACAGTGGTCCTTTCTGACTCTGAAAATCAAACTATTGAGATGCACGGCGCTCGAACGTTGAGAATAGGTGAAGGAAATGAGCGGACTGCAATGCATTATGTGCACGCAGGGTTTGCTTAGGCTCTACTGCTGCACTTGTGTAAGTTGTGACATAGGTTCTTAAACATAAAAGGGAATAACGAAAAGTCGATTTTCCTGCTGCACATGCGTAGCGGCAGATGTCATACTTCGTATGAAAGCCTCCAATAATTTTTCATTACCAACTTTGGTATACGTTAAAGTTGGTTAGTGCTGATGCCCTTTTGTCCCTATATATGCTAATACTTGCATGAGCTTAAGGAAAACATTGTTCTACTGAAGTTTACAAAGAGCAGCTTATAAGGAGTGCGGTAACAAAACATAGAACACAAATACATTTCTTTGTAAACATTCGTATAACTATTTAGGTACTGGTATCATGTATCGGCAAGAAGTATTTTGCTTCACTGTATTTATTACTTCTTTAAAAGATTATCAATTTAGTATGTGTGCAATACTAGAGTCACATGAAATCAGGGCTTGACTACAACTCATCTGGTTGGGAATTAACATGGCACAAGAAAGACACTGAGTGCAGTGAAAGTGAAACTTTCCTTTTTGTAGTTGCCTTTCGTGTGCTTTGGCGGAAGCAATTGCGGGAAGGTGACTGGTAAGTGAACACCATTCCTTTCCCGACACAGCAGAAGGTTACTAAAGCTTTGTCTCGAATGGGCTGATATGAGACAATGGTATGTTGCTTCAAAACAATTTAAAAATCAGCATATCTAAATACCTTCATTACCTCCTCCCCATTAAAATGCCGGTGCAAAGAACGATCTAtagcagaaaaaaaagtttgcgaAGCACAGAAACAACACAAGTACCAATATAAATGCATTGTCATCAGACATAACAATCGTCATTAAAATTGATGAATGTGAATTTAAAATAAAACTACAGAACACATAAAAACGCGTCAACGGACACGCCTGAAGCATTTTGGAAGGCAATAGCACCGCTTTCCTAGATGAAACTTCCGACACAAGGAAACAATTTATTGTGTGAGACAGAATAAAAGAAATCCTCAATGTCCAGGAAAAACATGTGCCTTATTAAAAAATTCGTCTGCAGGAAGTGCATGACAGATGAAGAATTCTCAGTCGGAAAGTTATCATCAACAAGTGAATTAACGAGCTTCACTTAAAACGGGCTTATCATTCAGCCCCCTACCGCGTTCGCTCACAACTGTCCAGCATTTTAATGGGGAGGGGGGAACTAATGAAAGTATttaaatatattatatatatattatatttgcCCGCTGGAAGGTGACAAAGGGCGACAATATATGTCCCCTCTTTTCACGTATTCTCTCTTTTATATGAGCCATGAGCTGTATAACTTCAGCACGAGAAtttaatgaaataaaaaaaatttagaaaaagaTCGAAACCAATATAGAATATATAAATTCCGCCACCAGGAAGTGATCCCGCCAGCTTAGGCCATGGGCGCCCAGATTTTGAAGGTGGGCAAAGATGGAATTTTCCGGCATAGGGTGTAAATAATTTTGTATGTGGGCCGCCAGACTTCCGGGCTTGACGCCATCCTCCCCGAAGCCAAAGGCGCGGAGTGTGATCTTGACCGCGAAGCACAACGCCACCGCCATTACTGCAGATAATGAGAAAAAAGGCATACTCAGCTTTCTCAAATTGAAACTGTATAAAGGCAGCAATTACGACGGGCCACTCATAATACACCCAGTCAATCTCGAAGGCTAGATGACCCTTCCAGAAGCGTCGCAAGGTATGTCTTATGCAAAGAGATGGTTTATATGGAGACAAAATTTCGAATAAAAGGCAGTCACAATAATTTCTCAAGTCGTTCGTCCATGGCTTAATTAAATATCATAGGCTGCATTGGTTACGTCGCAGCTCGAGGCTTGCCTGTCACTATAGTGCGCTTGAGTCAGACAGCCGCTTTGGGATAGGGGTATGCTTCTGCAAATAATAAGGTACTTTTATACAGGCGTGTAGGCAAATGAGATTTCTAGTGATGTCATCGATAGTGCAGTACGGATAAaagtgtttttatgcgaagcatattactagagctcaacccagctcctcaggcgcggcggtgtcgccttcaatgagcTTTGACCACATGCCATACCACgtggcaccgtgacgtcacgacagaggagaaacggggctccaactcgcgccgtcgcttgcggcgtcgccttcaaggctgaccacgtgacaccgtgacgtcacgacagaggagaaacggggctccaactcgcgccgtcgcggcgctatataagcagctgcgcttgtttctaggtggctttggctcaactcttgcaagatgggctgggtgggaatcgaaccagggtctccggagtgtgagacggagacgcaaccactgagccacgagtacgatgcttcaaagcggtacaaaagcgcctctagtgaatgcggtgttgccttagaaacgagctgtttctaaggctcaggcgtgcgtcgcttgctcaggcgcacatttcgttgccgcgccgaacgctgcgttgctcgacgctcaccgcgcccaatgcggggtgcgtagtcgctgcgccgtagcccattgtcttacaccccttggcgggtcgacgggaacgctgtcacgttccactcttgaaggcgaagcagagtaacgcatgagttgtttcttcctctagccgaaccaaatatagccaagctacagcagttcaccaggctaaacagtggttcaacaactaaactaaaggctagtatgcttcgcatcctgggcttaaccttagctaagctacagccatttttttctttcttcttatcaTGATTCGCCTAATGAAGTTACAATGCATCTGATTAACCATTTACAAGCAATTTCTGAGCACGTGCTGGtaggcgagttggttatacatgattacaacgaagacGCCAAATAAAAGAACGGATGAAGTAAAAAAACTACATGGCATAAACACGTAGGCGCAACCACGTTTGCTCCTACGTGgttcatattatatatatatatatatatatatatatatatatatatatatatatatatatatatatatatatatatattgccactaGATATCACGAGCCAGCGCTGAGAAAGAAGTgactggaacgcgcgctcggcaagCGGTGGGTGCTGTGGATCCCGGCTTGAATTTTTGTGCACGCTATCTTGTACAACTGTCTCTCTCGCCGACGCCAGGTCGATCttcaattgtcttttcgtgacaaaacttgtggaggtgcggggtacggttcatccgatgccacaaacCCCTCCTGGTAGCAGGAGTACCGGCCTTGTACTAGTGGGCACCCCTGTTCACTGGGCCAGCAGGAGAATCCGAGGATTACCTCCGCAGCTTGATCCTCTCTCCGCAACAACGTCGACGCCCCCTCGGACCAGTATAGAAGGAACATACGTCGCTATTGACCATTATGCAAGGTACGGCCACAATGGCAACTCAGTACCTGCTGCAGAGTCTCAGAGCGCCGAAAGTGTTCCACAGGGATGTCTTCGAGGATGTAGAAGACTGGTTAATCCAGTTTGAGCGCGTTGCTGAGATAAACGAATGGAGCGACGCGGCGAAGTTGAGAAATGTCTACTTCAGCTTGGAGGACGGGGCTCGCGCTTGGTACGAGAAGCGAGAAGGGCTCCTCATATCGTGGCTCGAGTTCCGCCGTGCCTTGCTGGATACATACACCAATGCTGATCGCTGCAAACGAGCCGAACGGACGCTCCAATCCCGCATTCATCTGCCGAATGAGATCGTCACGTCGTACGTAGAGGATATGACGCGCCTGTTCCGTCGGGTGGACCCTACCAAGTCAGAGCAAAAGAAGCTGCGCCATTTCATGCGGGGAGTTAAATaacagctatttgctggcctggttcgaagcccgccgaagaccgtgGGTGAATTTTTAACCGAAGCCACCACGATGGAGAAGGTGCTGCACCATCGCTCAGCTTTCTATGAAAGGCAAATGAACGCTACTTCACCTTTGCACCAGCGCTCAGCTACGTATGACAGGCACGCGAATGCTGCTTCACTGACGTACGCGGTAGCCTTTGGAAACCTGGAAGTTCTGCGAGACCTTATCCGCTCTGTGGTTCGTGATGAGCTTCAACTGCTCAGCTGTCCGCCTCAGCGCATGCTGGGTTCCATTGCTGCCCTCgtgagaagggaagtgcagcaaCTGATTCAAAGTCTCGCCCCAAGCAGTAATGCGTCGCCGGCGACAGCACAGAGTTGCAGCGCCGTCGTATCTGGAAGTTTTGGGGCGAGTCCCTGTCCGCGCTCCGATCCATTTCATCCCCGCCACGTCTTACGCCGCGTCATACGTCCCGCCGCTCCCATCAGTGCAACCGATCCAACGTATAAAAGATCGGCGCCCGCTCGAAAGGAAATCTGACGTCGGGCGTACCCCGGACAGAAGGCCtctgtgctatcactgtggagaagccggtcacATATACCGCGAGTTCCCATACCGACCGCGAGTTCCCataccgccgcctcggactgcaAGGTTTTGCCGCGGATTCACCTAGGCCCAGATACGGCGAAAGGCCTAGGGCGATTGAAGAGTACCTGAACCAACAGGATATGCCACTGCTCCCACAGCGGCAGTCGCGCTCGCAGTCCCCAGGGCGATCTTCCCCAGCTCCTAGAAGCCCTCCAATGGCAGCGCAGGGACGATCGCCACGCCCTTGCCGGGAAAACTAAGAACAGAGACCTTCGGGGGCGGGTCCGCTCCCATTGAGGCAAGCACGGTCTATTGAGCATGGTTCAATGACGACAGCAGCCGAACTCAGCGACAGACTCTCGCTAGACATACCTGTTGTGCTCGACGGCCGCCACATTAGTGCGTTTTTGGACACGGGTGCCGACTACTCGATCTTGTGCGGAAAACTAGCGACGGAACTTAGAAAAGTTATCACGCCTTGGTCTGGAAcgcaaattcgtactgctggcgggcaTATCGTAACTCCGTTGGGCATGTGCACGGTCAGAGTACAAATTCGTGGGTATACGTTTCCAGCCAGATGCCTTATACTCCGCGACTGCCCTCGGGGCCTCATCTTGGGCGTCGACTTTCTGCGAGAGTATGGTGCCATTATAGACCTCCGGGAGCGCACAGTTATTTTTCGACAGAGAGAGCAGCGAACAGTCGCGACAATTGGCGACGTAACGCGCTTCGGGATTACGCCGACAATGTAACTTTACCACGACGCGCAATTTTCCTGGTAGCGGTCGTATGCGACGATCTGCGTGAtggcgaagctgttgcagagggcaattCCTCCCTTATGCTGACTCATGTTGTATGTGCAGCCCGCAGTCTCATTATGCTTCGAGGTGGACATTCTGCGCTCCTCATGgcgaacttcagccaggaacATCGGCACCTGTTTCGTCGTACTACTATCGCTTTTGCTGAGCCCATAGCAGTcgttgctgaatgctttgcgTCTATGACAGAGGACAACCCAGCTCAGACGCTCATCAATATCGACATCAATTCAAACCTTtcagaagaaaagcaaaaagcgCTGCGCGAGTTGCTACTTCGGTTCAAGGAGGGCTTCGCATCTACTTCTAAGGTACGCCAGACGCCCCTCACGAGACACCGAATAATCACGTGTGACGATTCTCGTCCCACACGACAACTGCCTTATTGCGTATCGGTGAAAGAGCGCAACGTGATtaatgcacaagtgaaagaaatgcttgacgATGACGTCATACAACCATCCCAAAGCCCTTGGTCATCGCCGGTGgtccttgtcaaaaagaaagacggaacgcttcgGTTCTGTGTTCactatagaaagttgaataacgtcacaaaaaaGAGGTTTATCTGCTTCCGCGGATCGATGGTTCGTTAGATCGGCTCCGACGAACCAGGTATTTTTCATTCATAGATttgaagagtggatattggcaaatcgaagttgacgaaCGAGATCTCGAAAAAACGGCCTTTGTTACCCCGGAtggactgtacgaatttaaaATACTTCCATTAggcctgtgttctgcaccggccacgtTGCAGAGAATAGTGGACACTGTTCTGACGGGTCTGAAGTGGCAGAGTTgtttagtatacttagatgacgtcgtcgtgtttgcggcgatcttcgaagaacatctgaagcgtTTAGAGGCGGTACTTGAGGCGCTCCGCTGCGCCAAtctcacactaaagccagaaaagtgtcacttcggttacgAAGAGTTGAAGTTTCTCGGGCATGGGGTCGTGAACGCTGACGGTGTCCAGCCTGACCCagacaaaacatctgctgttgTTGCTTTTCTGACTCCTCGTTACAAGAAAGCAGTATGCCGCTTCCTCGGTCTGTGTGCCTACTATCGTCGCTTCATCGCTAATTTCTCCCGGATCGCTGAACCACTCATACGCCTCACGCGAGAAGACACACCCTTCGTTTGGATGGATGAGCAGGACgcagctttcaccgagttacGGCAGCGCGTGCAGGAATCGCCCGTTCTCGCttactttgacgaggacgctgtCACTGAGGTGCATACCGACGCAAgcaacatcggtcttggcgctgttctcgttcaacaccaggaaggcgtCGAGCGAGTGATCGCTTACACCAGTCGCACCCTTTCACGCGCCAAGATCAACTACTCCACTTCCGAGAAAGTGtgtctagcggttgtgtgggccatcatgaaatttcaGCCTTATCTCTAGGGTCGCCCTTTCAAGGTGGCGACAGATCACCATTCCTTGTGTTGGTTAGCCAACTTACGAGACCAGTCCGGGCGACTTGCTCGATGGAGTCTCCGTCTGCAGGAGTTCGATGTTACCATCGTCTACAAATCGGGCCGCAAACACGAAGATGCGGACACGTTGTCGCGCGCTCCCGTCAAAACTTGCCATAAGGACATGGACGAAGACGGCGCATTCCTTTGGGCCCTCACCGCATCCGACCTGATCACACGGCAGCGCGAGGAGGACGAAATACGCCCTCTCATCAATCACCTAGAAGGCAAGAATGTTGCAATCCCACGACACATTTGTCGCAGTCTCTCGACATTCTGCCTCCGAAAgggtgtcctctacaagaaaaactaGAGTGCCAGCGACAAAGAGTATCTATTGGCCGTAACTGCCACCCTCCGTGATGACATTCtcctagcctgccatgatgagcccacgTCTGGACACTTCGGATTTTCACGTACTCTTGCAAAGGTACGCCGGAAGTACTACTGGCCCAGACTTTCTACCACGATGAAGCGTAACGTGCAAAGCTGCCGTGAATTTCAACGCAGGAAATCACCGTATTTGAAGCCCGGGGGTTTACTCCaacccatcgcaccacctagcgcgccgtttgatcatatcggcatggatcttctggggcCCTTTCCCTTGTCAGCCAGCGGAAAGAAGTGGATTATAATCGCCACAGACTGTCTAACACgctacgccgagacgaaagctgtacaACGTGCCACGGCCTACGAAGTTGTCCAGTTCTTTATCGAACAGATAGTCCTAAGACATGGTGCCCTATCACATGTCACACCGACAGAGAAACTGCCTTTACAGCCCAactgatagaggacatattcGAGTTGAGCTGCACGCAGCATCTCAAGGCCACTGCATCCTATCGTCCGCACACCAATGGACTGACGCAACGGctaaacaaaaccattgctgacGTGCTGTCTATGTATGTAGGCGTCCAGCATAAAACATCGGATCAAGTCCTGCCGTACGctacattcgcgtacaacaccgccattCAGGAAACAACACATTTCGCACCGTTCCGCCTTGTATACGGGCGCGAGGTCCAGACCACGCTAGATGCAATTCTCCCGTATGACACCGACGCATCAATTACTTCCTACGACGAGCAACTTACTCAGCACGCAGAGGCAGCTCGTTAACTAGCGCGCATACACACCACGACGCAGCAGAGTACAACAcacgacgctacaaccttcgacatcggcaagtCGAGTACCAGCTAGGTGACCAAGTCTAGGTGTGGACTCCAATTCGTCGCCAGGGGTTGTCTGAGAAGCTGCTTAGTAGATACTTTGCACACTACAAAGTGATACGCCGCGTTAGTGaagtgaactatgaggtcattcccgacggtgccgcgtcgcctcggcgtcggcagcaccactcagagatagtgcatgttacTCGCCTCGTATTTCTCGCGTTAAGGCGGCGCCAACCCGATCTCATACGATTTCCACACTTCCACTTTCTTTTAGTAAGCATTCTAGTTTagtaagcatcgggtcgatgcttttcttttggcGGGGAGATAATGCCGATAGGTGTCACACGCCAGCGCTGAGAAAGAAGTgactggaacgcgcgctcggcaagacgtgggcgctgaagaagaagaagcagagactgaggacgccggcttgagtTTATGTGTACGCTATCTTGTACAACTGTCTgtctcgccgacgccgggtagatcttcaattgtcttttcgtgacaatatatatagtTGAATTGAAGCATAAGCAGTGCATTTATGGCATTGTTAGGACCTAATACATGTGCTCCACTGATTCAGTCAACTACGACCTGATTTCAAAAACAACGATTTTCAACGGTCGATATGTACAGCAAAAATAATTAATTCAACAGCTTGCAGAACCAAAACTTCCAAGcaagtgcaaagaaaaaaaatgttgcatacGCGGAGTCAGGAGACTCAAGACGCATGGGCACATTTTTTAAAGAGGATAGCAAAATGTTTCACTAATTTTTTAAGTGACCCACCTTACCAAAACTTTAGTAAAAAATGACAGAAAGTAATGACTTGCAGGTGATTACATTTTTGGCAGTGCTGTAATTAACAGATTTCTTTTTTACTTAGCATTGCTGACTGTACTTAAGACTTCTATCGCTAACGAATtctatttaagaggaagctttggcgccggcccaactccaacgcggcctattcaaatgcttGTAAAATGCGGAAACGCTAGTTTCTCAGATAAACCTTGAACCGTTTTTTGTGAAATTTGCTGCATTCGAGAGAGAAATATAAATTGTAGCTACTCTTCGttgcgaaatttcgatttagggcttgaacgcggcctattcaaatagatgtaaaaggcAAAAATGCTAGTATGAGATAAGCAGTGAACCGATTCAAATGAAACTTGCTGCATTTGCGAGATAACGTTAAATCCTACTTGCTGTTTCAAGCGAAATTtccatttagggcctgaattttggtaaaagaattttcaaaaatacgaaagtccaaaaaagaaaagaagcactaTGTTTACAGAATTATAGCTCTATCATAAAAAGACATCGCCGTTCTGGAAACGGCATTctttagatcattcaaagcgggcgAATTCTatttgtcaatttatatcttacgtaaatttgttttgttgtgtaCAACGGTTccgcaaaagttgtatttccctattactaaattttttcagACTCATCTATACCTATCAACTTTGT encodes:
- the LOC139057418 gene encoding uncharacterized protein isoform X2 is translated as MLVRAVLSTRTKAKSWDLLVLEMLFDLQDVDHRIGQHFIFGLDNSTTQEVNTTTSSRKWQLVPIFLFSCVMAVALCFAVKITLRAFGFGEDGVKPGSLAAHIQNYLHPMPENSIFAHLQNLGAHGLSWRDHFLVAEFIYSILVSIFF
- the LOC139057418 gene encoding uncharacterized protein isoform X3 encodes the protein MADLQDVDHRIGQHFIFGLDNSTTQEVNTTTSSRKWQLVPIFLFSCVMAVALCFAVKITLRAFGFGEDGVKPGSLAAHIQNYLHPMPENSIFAHLQNLGAHGLSWRDHFLVAEFIYSILVSIFF